tactatatataaataaataaataaataaactaatgttgtatatacagtgtaattttccaACGACTCTCTTCCTTACCGGGAAGCTTTGGTAGGAATTCCCCGTCGAGAGGAGGGGGACTCCTATTAATCATATATTAATTAGTTTTAAGACTAGTGTCATTTACCGCAATCTTTCTTCTTTATCCGGCTTGAAACCGGTAATGTGAGCACAACCTTTCGTCTTTATCTAGCTTGAGATCAATAATGTGAGCAAGATATATACCATACAAAATTGGCGTTGCTAAACAAGAGGATAGAAATCACGAAGACTTGTATGTTAGATGCTATTAGTTATGCGGATATAAATGACAAAAATTGAAAAGTATGCAGAGGGAATAAACTGATGTGTCCATCTATTACTAAGTAAGATAAGATGGCCAAAAATTCACAATGTTATTtgtaattaccaaaaaaaaagaaagacaatGTTATTTGTACATGTTTgagaagaatatatatatatatatatattcttcaaTTCCAGAAAATTACAAATAGGGAAAGTAAAACATTTGCAATGTATGAGATATCTGTCAAGACTCTCATCACTAATCCCTTCATTCTTGAGGACAAATATTTACACCAGAATCCATTGCCATATGTGCAGGAAATCCGCTGAAAATATAAGTTATCAACTCCTTGAAAAATGAATGCAAAGGTATATCGTCGTACAGGGCAAGAAATTCCCTCTTAAAACACATGAACACCAGGTGGTGTGTTTATGTTGTCGAGCCAAGTAACTAACTGCTGAGAGGAAGGCCTTATTTTAGGAGATTCATGCAAACAAAGGCAAGCAATTTCAAAAACCAATAACATTTCTTGCGCATGCTGCTTGTCGTATACCAAAGGATCAAACACTTCAGTTTCTCTCTTTTGTTTCTTCAATTGTATCACCCAAGAGATTAGATCTCGGCTTGCTCTAGGCTTGCACGGATCCATCGGTCTTTTGCCTGTAAGAAGCTCCAAAAGAACAACACCAAAGCTATACACATCCCCTTTATATGTAGCTACAGAAGCTTGGCCGTATTCAGGAGGTATATACCCTAATGTTCCAACAACATCAGTCGTCACGTGAGTGTCATAGGGCAGAATAAGCCTAGCTAGACCAAAATCAGCCAAGTGTGCTTCAAAATTTTCATCAAGAAGAATGTTACTTGACTTTATATCTCGGTGTAGGATATGAGGCTCACACGCTTGGTGCAAGTACGCAAGCCCTCGTGCTGCCCCTTGAGCAATCTGAAGCCTCATATCCCAGTCTAACAAAGCAGGTCCGTCAACTTTCTCATGCAACCAATAATCCAAGCTTCCATTCTCCATGTAGGAATAAATTAGAAGCCTGTCGGTTCTGTACTTGCAATATCCTTGAAGATGAACAAGATTTGGATGCTGAGCTCTTGAAAGCGATTCAACTTCAGCTTGGAATTCTCTTTCCATCTGCCCATAGTCACCTGAAAGCCGCTTGATAGCAACTTTCCTACCATCACGAAGGATGGCCTTGTAGACCAAACCGAAACCCCCACAACCAACAATATTTGATTGATCAAAATTGTCAGTACACGCCAAAAGGTCATCAAGTGACATCTGTTTATTGTTGTCCTTGTTATGGAAAAATATCACCAGACTTGAGCCTAAGTCTTCCCGATCCTTGTTAGAAGCATCCGGCTCCTTTTCTGGATCAACAACTTTACAACTGCCTGCCCGCACAACAATCAAGTACATAAGAGCTAGAAGAAAAGCTGTTCCAAGACCAATGCCAATACCCATGCCAATGACAGTTCCTTTGCGTCTCTTTCCTCTTGCAGCCGAACCACTAGGAATTTGGTTGGCATTTTGACAGGGAGTAGTACTATGTTCACCACAGAGTCCTGGATTGCCCTCAAAGCTTGAATTTGAAAATGTTGCGAACTGGCCTCCAGTAGGAACTTCCCCAGAGAGTTTATTATAAGCAACACTGAACTTTGACAGAAAGCTGCATTTCACTAAAGAGGAGGGTATTTTGCCAATCAGATTGTTGCGAGATAAATCCAAAATCTCTATGCTTGTCATACCAGACAGGCCACCTGGTATTGCCCCGGATAAATTGTTGCTTTTCAGATCCAAAACATGTAACCTTTTCAGATTTCCAAATTCTGGCCAAATTGCTCCAGTGAAAAAGTTGTTACCTAGTTCCAGTGTTGGAGGGAAGCTAAAAATCTGATTATACTGCAGCCCTTTAACACTTACATTTCTTTTCAAGAAAAAGGGAAAATCTGGCGATGGTTCATTCATCCAAATAGGGCCAGAGATTAGGCTTTGCAATCCAGTAATTTCTTTTGGAATCTCCCCTGTTAATGAATTGTTTGACAAATCCATATAGAATAGAAACTTGAAGTCTCCAATCCAAGGTGGAAGTGTTCCCATCAAACGGTTCCACGACAAATCCAACAGTTGCATCTTTGAGCTATTTCTCAACCACTGAGGAACTGATCCGGTGAGCCTGCAATTGGCAATAATGAGAGCTTTCAGCTCATTGAACTGCAGGCTAGGATCTGTAGGCAACTCTTCATCTCGAAAGTTCAAAGTAAGAACCAAAGTAGTTAAGTTCTTGCAGTTCTGTAAAATTCTAAGAGCAGCATCAATGTTATGGATACTGTTGTTCGAGACTGAAAGGGATGAAAGGCTATGAAAATTCTTGAAACTTTCTGGAATTTGTCCGACGAAATTGTTTCTAGCAAGATTGATAGTTTGCAACTTTGGACAGTAAGGAAGATTATCAGGAACTGACCCTATGAAACCATTAGTAGCCAGATCAAGAGAAACAAGACTAATCATGGCCGAACAATTAAGCTCAATGGTACCCCCTAAAGAATTATTCCTCAAACTAAGAGAAGTAATACTCCCAGAATTTGCCAATGAAGTAGGTATTTTACCAAAAAACCTATTTGAATGAGCTGAGAAATaagttaaattccttaagctaTGAAACACATCTGGTATATTTCCTGAGAATCCATTTGAACAAATATCCAAATGAACCAAGTTAGAAAGGTTACCAATCAGGCTGCTAAGCTGCCCGTCGAACCGATTCTCTTGAAGAGACAATACAGTCAATCTTGAAAGCTTAAACAGTTCAACAGGTAAACTACCAGAAAGAAGGTTAGAGCCAAGGCAAAGATGTTCTAATGAACCACAACTCTGAATTCCTGTTGGAAGACTGCCAATAAAATGATTGAACCCCATTTTAATAACAGAAACTCTTGTTGAGTTTTTACAAATACCCAAAGGAACTGACCCTTGAAAGGAATTATCAGATATATTGAAAGATTTGAGTGAAGGCAAGTTTATGCTATCAGGAAACACGCCACATAAATCATTATTGCTCAAGTCTAACACCTCCAAATTAGGCAAATGCAATAGTTTAAAAGGGACAGAACCTTTAAGGAAATTGTGAGTGAGATTAAGAGTTCTGAGCTGATCTAAATTGCCTAAAGATTCAGAAAGTTTCCCATTTAGCCTTCTTTTTCCAAGCTCCAATTTCACCACCCTCCCAATATTGGAAGAGGATGAAGAATTACAAGTAATACCCACCCATTTACAGCAATTTGTTGAATTTCTAATATCCCAAAAATCAACAACTGTTTCTAAACTGTTCACAAAATCCTTTAAAGCTTTGAAATCATTTGGATTACATATAAAGTTTGGATTTTGGGACTGAACTTGTAAAGAAAGtcctaaaaagaaaaagattatACCAAGTTGCAACATATTTTTGAAACTATACATTTTTAGCATCAAGATATCTCATTTCTCAGCAACAAGAATCAAGAATCAAGATCAAACAACATATAACTGCTAAATATTGCTAAACAAAGAAGAAGGGTACTTCACAAAAGTGATGAATGAGAGGAAAAAGCAAACCTTTGAGgcagaaggaagaggaaaaaaAGGAAAGTGGAGGTAGTGGAAATTATGTAAATAGaaagaagaagattttttttttgttttgtttgtttttgcttTATATTCAGAGTTCAAACTCTCTTTACTGGTCCAAATAgggctgctgctgctgctattgtTCCATTCTATGGccgtagagagagagagagagctgaAATTGCAATGCAATTATTTTTAACAGGAGTATTAGTAATATATTAGGAACAACTACTGTCTCAGCCGCTGGTAGTGAGGACTGTGGTGGAGTTCCAATTAATATTTAAACTAATATATGTGCCCATTTCTTGCCACTTTATTAGaatttaaaaaagaagaaaaattaagtGGTGAAATTAATGGACTaacccttttttatttttaaataataaatttgaTGAACCGTCTGTCAAGGGGAAATTGTTGACTCATTTCCaatttttattactattattagTTTCCTTTTGTACCAACTCTATTTCACTATGAATAATGTGAGAACACATGTAACTTTCTTCTTGAGGGATCAAGAATGGTTTTCCAAGTATTTTACATGACTCTAACTTCCCATTTACCAGTTCAAATCTATTTCTCAAATTATATTCAAGCAATGAGACTGAGTACTTTCTTAATTCTTTTTTCATAATAATAACAtatcaagaaaaaaaaacacaaagcTTAAGAAATGGTTGATATATGGAATGCaaattgagaagaaaaaaaaagaatatgcAAATATCCCTATAAAAGTATCACTCTAATTGATGTTCACCTTTTCCTAGTCTTCGTATGATAATGTCACAAAAGTTATATGAGGGCAATAATTACTATTCATAGCAATAGCACGGCTACTCTTCTTCTACAGTCAAGTgttttaaaatataaaaggtcAACATAGTGCACACTTTTGTCGAATTTAAGATTTGAATTTTATGAATTCCTACATTAACTTTaaattaatataaaataaaaaaaggacaGTCTGGTGCACTAAGTTTCCGTTATGCGTGGGGTTTGAGGAATGGCCAGACCATAAAGGTCTATCATACACAGTCTTACATtaaattaatatacaataataatataatttataattaaatatttataaatatttaataaattttttaatacacatacaaaatttaaataaaagtTAATGGGATCACGTGAATTTGTAGAATATATGGTAGGTCCTAGGCTTTTTATTAGTTAGTCCTCGATAACGCAACATAAAGACGACATATTCTTATTTCTTACTATTTAGTATTTCgaattaattctttttttttattttttttattttttattaaattttatTAGCTCTTTTGGTCTAATATTGCTCTTGCAATTAggaaaaaaatcttatttttacaCTTGTCCCCTAATGGAGCTCCAACACGTAATCAAAAGTTAAGGGTTAAATATATGACTTTTTTCCCACGACTATATGGGCATATAGAGTCGATCCATTTCACGCGGGAACTCTATTTAGGACAGGAAAAAATACTTGTTAATTTTCTAACTCCAAAGATATGAATAGACCTGTAGTATAACGAACAGAAATTGAGTAATTTTGGAGTACATGAGCTAAACATTTTCCAAAACGTTCGAAAAAAATTATCCAACACTATTTAATTCTCCAAATCGTACTAATCTCattcttttggaatcatagaTCATATATTTTTAACTATTTTTGGTTGCCAACAAAACTTAAATAAAAATACCGTGTCTTAATTATTATGATGCACTTCTTTTTTAGTTTATCTTAAATACAATTTAATTATGAACTTCTCATATTATCCTTAATAACATAATTTACAACAACACAAATATTTATATTGTAAAGTTCTGGAAAATTTTGCTGAGTAATTTAAGGTTTTGTGGTGCCGAGTTAGACTGTCGCGGCACGGATcttttgggttaaagaatgcactAAGGTGTTGAGGAAACTTTTTGGCAGAAGAATGCAATTCTGCGATCTGGTTTGCGACCGCAGAATCGATATGTGGGCCGCATAAGTGCCGCAGAGTGGAGCAGAAATTGAGCTGAGTTGAGGACCCTTATGCGGTGCATTTTGCAACCGCATAACAGGTCTGTGGGACGCAGACCTGCCACATACCCAACCCGAAACATCGTAGTTCTGAGCATCTATTGTGCAATCATTTTGCGGCCCGCACATCTGTTGTGCAGTCACTTTGCTATCGCAGATCTGAGTCGGAGggtccattttttttatttttataacccgaTTCCATTTTGATAAATAGCCTTTGGGGCTTATTCTTGGACCTTTATCTAATGATTTTAGAAAGAGGTAAGATAaatttagagagagaaagagggaaTCTAGCATTCCAATCATccaatcttgctcaaatcttcaagaatcaaggaagttAGCCACTATGTTATTATCTATCCGGGTAAGCCCTACTTCTAAGCTTTCATGCAAGAGGTTAAGAGTCCAAATATATTGTGGGGTTAGAAATAGGCGATGCATGTGGCACTAGGTTATGGTATGTGGAATTTATGAACCATTATGGGTAGTTTCTTGTTGAAATTTGTTGAAGGAGGAAGGGATTATAATTTTAGGTCCTTGTATTCTATTTTTCATGATGCATGTTTGACAAAATTTCTAGGAGAGTTACACCATGGAAATCCTTCAAATTATTAACCGATTTTCGCTATCTTCctatagattgttattgctagaaGTGTTGGtgcgttgtagtaacttaaggaagttcaaacaaggtatgttggctaaactttctctctcagAATCGAATTCCATAATGTTTTTGTAAGTTCAAAGTATGGTTTGCTTATTAAAATGGTATGGCTTTGAGtcataattttaaataaaaacaTGTATACCAATTGGGTGAAGAGAACTCGATATGCTTAATACTCCTAATTGCTCCTGTGTGTACCAATGTCTTGAGTGAGTATGTCTTATTGTTACTAatctttaaaaatatttaaaaataaaataagtaaCTTGGGAAAATAGAGTGCGTCCAACGTGCCAAGAATGTAAGTTATAATTGTGGCTAGTGGTACCAAAGAAATGAGAAGATGTAATAAGGGTTATGAAATGAGTCTCGACTCAACTGTTCttaaatgacttcaaaaataGAATGGCCTAAAGTCTTTTGTACTCAATTTATGCCCATAAGTAGCTATTTTTAACTAATGCTTTGCCATATAAATATATCCAATGTGACTCGAGTTCTTACATACTCCAGTGTTAAAATTGTACATTTTCGTAGttggaaaagagtaattcaagaataattgATGCATTGCTTGTTTATGACTTTGATGTATGTTTCTATTGTTGGTTGGTATGTCCCCTTCTTTGGGAAGAATCTTTTGTGTTTAAAGTTTCCATTACCAATGAACTTGAGGTATATGACTTATGAAATACTCTATATGTTGGTCATTGGTGGTGATCCTTGAAATTAAATGAAGTAAAAGTATGGAATATAAAATGCGGCCACCGTACCATGAATAAAGAATCTTGTGAAAGGCCCAAAGAGCCAAGAAAATATTGTTGATGTGGACGGTCAAAAATACTAATAAAGATCTATACAACGTGAAAAAATTCTGAGATGAATCTCATGGAAAACGAATTTGGGCCATGTGCCATTGAAATAGACTTATTTGTTCACCATGCACGTGTTAAAGTAATGTTAATCATGTCACTTGAGTTTACATGTGGTCTCGTACACAAGGAGGTGTTATGTGAACCCTATGGACGGGTTATGAAacgcataggtgtataatataatatgtgaaCCCTATGAATGAGCTATGAAACGCATATgtgtataatataatatgtgaaCCCTATGGATGGGCTATGAAACGCATAAgtgtataatataatatgtgaaCACTATGGACGAGCTATGAAATGCATAGgtatataatataatatgtgaACCCTATGGACGTGCTATGAAACATATATCCAGTATGAACAATAGATGTCGCTTCCATTGCCCTTGTTAGTACATGTTGTTACATTTACATTATATTTTGTGTCTCACACATAGTTCAAATAGGACACACTTGATCCCAAAAGATGTTCAGAATGAAGTAAGTATAATAAGACTTTCTATGGGACGTTTATAGTTTTTTGATGTACTTCATTTGCCTCTTATTTAAGTTACAGTATTTTCATATATGGACAATTGGATATTGTTGAGTGTGAATTGTTGTTTCTATGGTTTTTCCACTTTCTATATGgtcattctattttgaaagaggacTTTAGCTATatatactagtgctattcgacggcactaacgtccctttttcctggggcgCTGTATCTTTTAATTGATACAGATGGTTCCACAGCAGGCAACATCGATTAGTGATAGCGGTATACGCTTCCCAGCAGTCTTGGTGAGCCTCATTCCATTTCGGGGTTATGCATCTTTTGTCCCTTATGTATTGTACTTGAGGTATAGCCGAGGCCTTATTGCCGGCACTTTTGTACTACTCTTTGTATCTATTTAGAGGCTCTATAGACATAATGTGGGTTATATGTATATGGTGTTGGAAAGATCAACAAGATTATGTTGTGTTTTAGACTCTTGTTTCACTCAATTATAAGAATGTGTATATTTTGAAACTTAACAATGACGTAACTAATGAAATAATTTAGTAATGTATATGGGATATTCCTATGGTTTAATTGATGAAAACATGCCTCCTCTTAATCATAAGTGggttgggtagaaagtgtctaATAGGCTTGCTCGACCGGGTccactcgattgagcgtcggtcgcgctccCCGAGAATGGGGTGTGACATATATTGCTTTTAACCATAATGAGTCATTTGGTTGGGGAGCAAATTATCACAGGATTATAATGACGAGACTATAACATGAAAATTATTAATAAATATATTAACTTTTATcggtatgagatgagattaggttgtcattcttaagatgaacagtaatgaggaagcattaaagtaCTTAGATTTATATATATAGGATAAACAGCGAGAGAGTAACTTGGAGTGGGATAGatgacaacaataataataaatcgaagtaagtGTTATGCTATAGTCTGACCTACCTAAATgcagtaaatccataaggatagataactgaggctatgaaacaagatatagcaaaatAACCAGAGATGCAAAAATTTCCCCAAAAAATTCAACACAAACCCTAAatgattttctcttcttttcaacTTCTGGTTGGAGGAAAACCTAAGGGTTGAAGGACCAACTAGGAGTTGAGATATTCGCCAAATAAGGTAAGTATACTGTTCTCTttcatctatttttttttttgctgaaAATATATGGAAAGTCATTCTAtaattgtaagaactcacgggatggtGATCAGAAtgtgtgagttcgagttattcaacTTGTAGTAGATTGTTTTGTGGGTT
The Nicotiana sylvestris chromosome 11, ASM39365v2, whole genome shotgun sequence DNA segment above includes these coding regions:
- the LOC104231275 gene encoding phytosulfokine receptor 1, with the protein product MLKMYSFKNMLQLGIIFFFLGLSLQVQSQNPNFICNPNDFKALKDFVNSLETVVDFWDIRNSTNCCKWVGITCNSSSSSNIGRVVKLELGKRRLNGKLSESLGNLDQLRTLNLTHNFLKGSVPFKLLHLPNLEVLDLSNNDLCGVFPDSINLPSLKSFNISDNSFQGSVPLGICKNSTRVSVIKMGFNHFIGSLPTGIQSCGSLEHLCLGSNLLSGSLPVELFKLSRLTVLSLQENRFDGQLSSLIGNLSNLVHLDICSNGFSGNIPDVFHSLRNLTYFSAHSNRFFGKIPTSLANSGSITSLSLRNNSLGGTIELNCSAMISLVSLDLATNGFIGSVPDNLPYCPKLQTINLARNNFVGQIPESFKNFHSLSSLSVSNNSIHNIDAALRILQNCKNLTTLVLTLNFRDEELPTDPSLQFNELKALIIANCRLTGSVPQWLRNSSKMQLLDLSWNRLMGTLPPWIGDFKFLFYMDLSNNSLTGEIPKEITGLQSLISGPIWMNEPSPDFPFFLKRNVSVKGLQYNQIFSFPPTLELGNNFFTGAIWPEFGNLKRLHVLDLKSNNLSGAIPGGLSGMTSIEILDLSRNNLIGKIPSSLVKCSFLSKFSVAYNKLSGEVPTGGQFATFSNSSFEGNPGLCGEHSTTPCQNANQIPSGSAARGKRRKGTVIGMGIGIGLGTAFLLALMYLIVVRAGSCKVVDPEKEPDASNKDREDLGSSLVIFFHNKDNNKQMSLDDLLACTDNFDQSNIVGCGGFGLVYKAILRDGRKVAIKRLSGDYGQMEREFQAEVESLSRAQHPNLVHLQGYCKYRTDRLLIYSYMENGSLDYWLHEKVDGPALLDWDMRLQIAQGAARGLAYLHQACEPHILHRDIKSSNILLDENFEAHLADFGLARLILPYDTHVTTDVVGTLGYIPPEYGQASVATYKGDVYSFGVVLLELLTGKRPMDPCKPRASRDLISWVIQLKKQKRETEVFDPLVYDKQHAQEMLLVFEIACLCLHESPKIRPSSQQLVTWLDNINTPPGVHVF